The Anomaloglossus baeobatrachus isolate aAnoBae1 chromosome 4, aAnoBae1.hap1, whole genome shotgun sequence genome contains the following window.
accagctacaatctggctttcgaccacatcactctactgaaactgccctaactaaagtcagcaATGACCtagtaactgccaaagccaagcgacactactctgtcctcctcctcctgtcctctgGTTTTGACACGGTAGAGCACTccttcctattacagattctctcctctctgggcgtcacagacttggccctatcttggatctcttcatacctaaccgaccgaactttcagcgtctcccactctcacaccacctcctcatcatcccaccctctatccgttggtgtcccccaaggttcagttcttggacccctgctgttctccatctacaacttgcgatcacagggacccgatcgctgccatggcaaacctgggtcgtcaccatgatgaccccgggttactgagctacagatagCCTCACAGACCATGTCTGATACATGGTGTCTGAGGGGATGTGTCAGTGCTGCGAATGCAGCACTGACAgatctaatccactgcagtgatcgagcacaaGCAGTGCAGGGGATTATATCAGATGCAGGAAAACCCgcagaaagaattaacatgctgcagattttttctgcaccaaaatctgtaaggaaaaaaaaaacctgcaacatgtgcacagcaagtgaggattctcatagactttgctagcatATGTTATTCTTTGCAGTATTaacatctgcaaggaaaaaaaaagcataaaaaaagcagcaaaaaaaccgcAGCCTTACATCTCCATAACCAAAGTCTATCCTTTAAACAGGGGTCTGTTCTTTTCAGCCACATGCTGATACAGTGGGTCTTGACAGTATCCTTTGTAGACAAGTTTCTATGTAGTTGCACCCAATGTTAAATTCAACATGACCTGATTGTACTGATATTTGTTCATCTTATTATTATTAAGTGCAGCTGATCAATGAGTACACAATGTGTGAAGCTTCAGAAAATTTATCACAAAATGGAATATTTTATTATAGATCTGATGTGTGCAGTATGgacattttgtacaatccatgcagGAAATTTCACATCTCAATTAGCGGTCCTTAGGAGGGTCTTTCTTTATTCGTCTTCTACGATACCTggaataatgcaaaaaaaaaaaaaaaaaaacaagtttagTCATTTCTTACAATCTCAGCGCGATGATTTTCTATCCACTGGTAAATGTGCTAACTGAAAGCAGGCTTTGCCTGTGCGCTCACCATTGAATTTTTACACATTGAGAGCCACCACTATTCTTGATATGGAGTCAGAGATGCCGGACCCTTTTATTGGGCTTTTACAATGAACTTTTCTAGAAAACATGCATACTATATGTATGGGGAATGGGTAAAATATCAGCATTGTATGAATGTATAAAGGGAGAAGTATTCCCGATTTGATCATGCTTGCATCATAGTTTCTATTTGTAACAAAGCCATGACTGCTGTGATGGATATGCATAGACAATGACAGACCCCATTAATGTCGGGATGCTATGCTTTCTGCCATTTGTGAGACTTAAGaccgctttatacgctacgatttatctgacgatctcttaaacgatgtgacgagatcgcacataggtcgtttatttgcggtcacacctAACGATCTCACAAATGACAcaacagcgatcagcgatatattgtttgaccaaggcggtcgtttggatgttgtttgtcgttggcagggtgtcaaacgtaccaatatgtctgctgcgatccaaacgacgaacaatattttgaaactgaaagatgtgtcgattttcaacctatttgcgatcgttcggagtcgcacgtaggtgtcacacgcaacgacgttgctaacgatgccggatgtgcatcacagaaaccgtgaccccgacgacatatcgtcagataaatcgtagcgtgtaacaccgccTTTAGAATTGTACTGCACAATGTTCAATCATGCTGGCCAAATTAGCGGAATGTTTAATGGAAACTCAACTAAATCTagcagacttaaagggaatctgtcaagtaaaaaaaaacaaacaaacaaaacacaatTAACCTGTAGACATGGGtttaatcttcaggttaatagcattctaaagcctACCGGAAAGAAATTAAATTATTGCTCCTGGTAGCCACAAGCTGTCAGTCATAGGGGTGCTGCTGGCACAGCTTCAGTTACTGTACagtggctgtaaccacgccccctgtattgactgacagccagctctataTTACATCAGTACATAGCCAGATCTCAGTCAGTGCTGGGAGCGTATTTACATCCTCTGCTCACTATGCACTGAACGTCGGCTGCATCCTTATGACAAAATCAGAGGCTGCCAAGAGGAATAAAGTGCacttcctcctggcagcggggttcTCAGTTCGGCAACCGAACGGCATCAGAACGCCATTAACCTACACATTAACTCCATAATTGGAACTTTAACagttcttttttttatatatatatatacatacactttttttttttttttttttttttttttaacatcccaGGTTTCCTTTAAGTGTGATCACAGCCTTAGACCATTTATATAATGAACGActgactacaaaagatataaagTTATGCCAATTCTACCAATCTTTAATGTTCACATTTTCTAATGTAATTAATCATTGCTAAAAATTACCAGAAACTACTTAATagtgttgtccactacttgaacaaccccATCTCAATCAACATCTTTACCCCAAAATGAAGCAACAACACTATACCCGATGCCATTCCGCCGGTGACAGCATTTTCGGGGCTCAAGTGAAATTGTTATGGCACATAAGCCTGGCTTCACTCTACCTTCAGACATATCACACATCAAGAGGAACTGAGAGATCAGCCACAACTCTGTCTTCTTCTTGATGTCCGATTCATTTGACGGTAGagtgaagctggcgctgattggctgcagggcacaTGTGAGCAAGTGCCGACACCACTGAAATGCCGCTGGTACCAGAAGTGAGTGTAAGTGTAATTAAGACGTTTGTTGTCCTAGTAgtgaaatacccctttaaaaaaGGGATCCTATCCCTAGATTCATGCTGACAGAACCAAAGGCAGCATGCATCAGAGCCTGGCTTTGTGATTGGAGCGGTTTACGTTGTATTCTGAATCACTGCAGCATGTACATAGtgaaagacctgtcaatcaactagagCACGACGGAGACAAGCTGACCTAAAACCACATCAGACTATTCTCATCTCTGTCTCCAGCCGACTTTTCATTGTAGGGTTTTCTCTACTCTGAAGCGCTGTGGCATTTCAAAGGATACCGGACTGTAATAGCACAGCCGGGCTTTGATTCATGCTGCTCATGGTGCgaatgatgggttccctttaaagaggcagATAATATTCTAGCCTATATGGTGACATTTTTAACTGCTTCACAAAAAAATCGACATTTGATGGATACTGGAGCTTGCAATGCAGATTGTTTGTAATTATGTAGAATATGGGTTATGTATAATGGATAATCAGTTTTAAAAGAGTAGGTCATTCCCAAAACTACAACTAAACTGGTAGTAAGGCATAtaggagacttaagcgggctttacacagcgacatcgctagcgatgtcgctggtgaaagcacccgcccccgtcggttgtgcgtcacaggccaaatcgctgtccgtggcgcacaacatcgctaaaacccgtcacacggacttacctgcctagcgacgtcgctgtggccagcaaacagttcggtgtcacagcagcgtcactaagcggccgcccaacagaagcggaggggcagagatgagcaggccgaacatcccgcccacctccttccttattgcgggtggccgcagggacggtgatgttcctcgttcctgcggtgtcacacgtagcgatgtgtgctgccacaggaatgacagacaacctgcgtcctgcaacagcaacgataatcgggattagaacgaccggtcaacaATCAactattaggtgagtaattttaattgtttaacggttgttcctgcgtttcacacgcaatgacgtcgctaacgaggccggatgtgcgttacgaattccgtgaccccaacgacatctcgttagcaatgtcattgcgtgtaaagcccacttaagcccCTATAAAATTCATGCCAGAACTCTAGATTTATGGCTTTTGCTATccagggggagaaaaaaaaaaaaacaaaagctaaATTTAATATGCAAATCTGGGCTCCTTGGTACCCCATTTCATCCCCTCAATTAACACGGACGCACTCTCCCTTAGTTGATTAAAAACACTTGCCCAAAGTGAGCACTGCCTTAGCTGAATCGCGCATGCACACGAACACTCCTGGAGTGCATGCTCCCTTTCCTCGCTCGGTCATTGGCCGACTCCTGCTACACTGACCGTTGTATTTGTGTGGCAGGAGCGAGGAAAGTGGGATCTGGCTAAGGTAGCACTCAGTCTGGGCAACAGAGCGCTGTGACCTaaaaggacattgcaccccatgatAACTGAGGGAATGGAAGGGTCCACAGAGCTCTTGGCCACAGTAAGAGCGCAACAAGGAGCCCTAATTTACAGAttaaacaaaatgtttttttttttctggacagcaAAATAAGTAAAATCTACAGTATAGGCATGTAGGCAGTATAGGCATTTTTTTAGGGGCTGTACTAACAGTTTAATTGGAGTTTGAGGGTGATAAACTCCAATTAATGAGCTTATATGACCACTGATCCTGAGAACAGCAGCCTTGTTTCTTGTCTCAGTGGAGCAGTAGAGCGCATATGTGTCAACTTGCTCTATTCACCATAGTTCCCTTAGAAGTAAAAGGAACAgtggtcacacatgcgcactaccgctCCATGCACAGTTATCAGACCCTAGTGATCATACATTTCCTTTGTATAGTTGGTAATGAtgtgggataacccctttaagccagACAGAACTCAATTCTCAGTTTAGCTCAATATACCGTACATCAAGGTGTGTTTCTAACTTACTGTCCGATAGGGTACCATCTGTGCTTGGTGGTGTAGAACATTTTGCTCAGCTCTTCTTTAGTTGGCGCTGGTTTACCCTCCGTTTGGTAAAGTCTGGCTTTTAGTACCTGCTTGTGTGATTCTTCCTGGTTGTGTAATGGATCTAGTCGAGGAATAGGCTACGGAATGAAGATAAGTAACAGTGGATAAGACTCTGCTTCATAACATGTTTCTGCACATTCTACCACCGATATTACAGTCTGCATGACCATAGTTATGAATGTCATTACTTCCAACTAAATTCAAAAGCTTTGTACCAAAAAAGTGAGGTCATAATGGTTAGTCTTTTAAGTTATCTGCTAATATTAACTAAATCACGACATATTCACATGTGGCGaatatgctgcagattttcggtcTGATTTTGGCAGCAGAATATCCACATCGTATTACAGTAGCAACAGGGTAGATGATCTGCAGATCGTTGGTACAGATTTTACCCCTGGCAATGCACAGGGTGCAATTCGTATATATGACATACAAATATTGAGACTGAATGTAATGAGCACTACATTTGGACATGTAAACGTACCCTTAACCATTTTACTTTACTTCATCTTTAAAGACAATTGAGGCTGCAGAATCCTCCGCACTCATATCTTGTAATTGTATGCCAAAATGTGCACCATGCAGGTAAGCGTGAAATTACCTTAGACGTAATCAAACGCAAGAGACTACATAGTTACCTTGGTGTGCTCATATGGAATATCCACTGATGGATGGTAGCAGACAATGGTTTTTCCGTCTGATGTCTGGGCCAGCTTCACTTCACTACAAAAGGATGGTGGAGATGTAAATTGAGGGGTAAAGAAGAGTAAGAATCTTTATCACAAGGAACCTGTAATCGTTCAGGCTTAATGTGAAGACCATGTCACAAGTAAGTTTAAAAGCACCACTCTGGCTGGTtgtttttttcagcgctggagtggcgctttaaatacaAGTACCCTCCGTCATTTTCATACTTTTTCAGCACCGGTCTGGTCTTGAGCCACCATCTTGTGACTTTTTACATCTGACTGGTCAGAAGTTACATCATAGGctctcaatgcaaatctatgagtgCCAGAatgaggtccccatagacttacattgcagagTGAACTCCAGCTTGCATCATGAAACACTGGAGTAAGCAGGCAGGTCACAAATCCCCGGAGACCAACCGGTGAGGTGTTGACAGAAGGTAAAGCCATCGGAAGGtgaatgtaaagcctgctttacacgttacgattaagcatacaatatcgtatgtgatCACAACCGCccctgtgcggcacgttcaatttcttgagcgtgttgcacaaacgattaccccccgtcacacgtacttacccttccatacgacctcgatgagggtggcgaatgtccacttcctggagtgggagggacgttcggcgtcacagcgacgtcacgcggcagccggccaatagaagcggaggggtggagatgagcgggacgtaaacatcctgcccacctccttccttccgcattgctggcgggagccgcgggacgcaggcaagatctgttcatcattcccggggtgtcacacactgcgatgtgtgctgcctcgggaacattgaacaacctcacgttcaatttttagcaattgaacgacatgTATGCGCTGAAcgctttaccgttcaatcgcacatagctgtcacacgctacaatgtaacttacaatgccggatgtgggtcacttacgacatgacccccgccgacacatcgtaagatatattgtagcgtgtaaaacccgcttaagacAGGAGAACTTAGATTTAAACCACCACTCTAGCggtgaaataaaaacaaacaaaaaaaaacaaaagggtaATTACTATACAGAAACATTATCACTTGCTTAGTGCATCTACACCTTGCATAACATTCCCAAATTATGCCATTTACCATGTGGTTAGTGATCTATGCTGGGAAAGCAGCCTTAGGTGTTCCTAGGAATCTGCCCTACTCTGAGGAGCCATGTCAGTGATGTAACCTCTGCTCCAAGTTTACTTAACCTCTTAATAGGTCCAATTTGGGCTTTCATAATAGTCATTTTCTTCATTGCTGTATGATGTCATGTGTTACATTAGTAAAGTTTGTTATTTTTATTCTACGGTGCCTTTGTCTTGTGTCCATACCATAcactaatttttatatatatattttttttaataatggtcGATTTATAAACATTTTTCGTCACGGCACCCACaaagacagatagaaaaaaaatcaaactaaAGATTATGACTTTGTTCAGACGTAAGCCCAGAACCTCATTAGCGCAAACCACTAGGTCACCATGCTGGATTCTATGACTGACAATGGCTACGTAGAACTTCACAAATCCTATTGACAATTGTATTAATATTAcaaccaaatatgggatgaagtgctAAAGAACATTTGGTTTAATGAAGACCGTTCACCATATTTTTCATATTGACCTGGACAACCAGTTTAATAGGGATTGCAtagcaaaataattttttttttttaaattttaccttTTAATTGCAGAGATTAGCAATCAAAGTACCTGTCAGTACTTGAGTTAACTTTAGTTAGGGCCAAGTAGGTGTTGTCAGAGTTTTCACTGGGGGTGTGTACTTTTTCTCCCTGTATCATGCTGACCAATCATGAGCAGGTAGAAACACAACGAGAAAATGAACATGCCCCCACCATAGCTTAGCGCTTAGACAGTGCGGATCTTCTGGTTTAACCTTGTGCATGATTATAAGGTTCTGAAAGTATAACAGATGGAGAATA
Protein-coding sequences here:
- the MRPL42 gene encoding large ribosomal subunit protein mL42 — its product is MAASVLSRCRAALGICRTLRCSVLGGISGRSSTGQVGDQCLLHHESSYSALPDDYNCEVKLAQTSDGKTIVCYHPSVDIPYEHTKPIPRLDPLHNQEESHKQVLKARLYQTEGKPAPTKEELSKMFYTTKHRWYPIGQYRRRRIKKDPPKDR